Proteins encoded in a region of the Prunus persica cultivar Lovell chromosome G4, Prunus_persica_NCBIv2, whole genome shotgun sequence genome:
- the LOC18778530 gene encoding cytochrome P450 CYP72A219: MEASRATCVALCVVWVGIVITWAWRVLNWVWLRPKKLEKCLREQGLAGNSYRILFGDTKDLSKMLEQTQSKPIKLSTSHDIAPRVTPFFHQTLNSYGKNSFVWMGPIPRVHIMNPEDLKDTFNRHDDFHKVVKNPIMKSLPQGIVGIEGDQWAKHRKIINPAFHLEKLKGMVPIFYQSCSEMINIWKSLVSKESSCELDVWPYLENFTSDVISRAAFGSSYEEGRKIFQLLREEAKVYTVAVRSVYIPGWRFLPTKQNKKTKEIHNEIKGLLKGIINKREEAMKAGEATKDDLLGILMESNFREIQEHGNNKNAGMSIEDVIGECKLFYFAGQETTSVLLVWTMVLLSQNQDWQARAREEVLQVFGSNIPTYEELSHLKVVTMILLEVLRLYPSVVALPRTTHKKTQLGKLSLPAGVEVSLPILLVHHDKELWGEDANEFKPERFSEGVSKATKNQFTYFPFGGGPRICIGQNFAMMEAKLALSLILQHFTFELSPQYSHAPSVTITLQPQYGAHLILHKR; encoded by the exons ATGGAAGCATCAAGGGCTACTTGTGTTGCGCTATGTGTTGTTTGGGTGGGCATAGTAATTACATGGGCATGGAGGGTGCTGAATTGGGTGTGGTTGAGGCCAAAGAAACTAGAAAAATGCTTGAGGGAGCAAGGCCTTGCAGGCAATTCTTacaggattttgtttggaGACACCAAGGATCTCTCAAAGATGCTCGAACAAACACAATCCAAACCCATCAAACTCTCCACCTCCCATGATATAGCGCCACGTGTCACCCCATTTTTCCATCAAACTCTGAACTCTTATG GGAAGAATTCTTTTGTTTGGATGGGCCCCATACCAAGAGTGCACATCATGAATCCGGAAGATTTGAAAGATACCTTCAACAGACATGATGATTTTCATAAGGTAGTAAAAAATCCTATCATGAAGTCTCTACCACAGGGCATTGTAGGCATTGAAGGTGATCAATGGGCTAAACACAGAAAGATTATCAACCCAGCATTCCATTTAGAGAAGCTAAAG GGTATGGTACCAATATTTTACCAAAGTTGTAGCGAGATGATTAACATATGGAAGAGCTTGGTGTCCAAAGAGAGTTCATGTGAGTTGGATGTGTGGCCGTATCTTGAAAATTTTACCAGCGATGTGATTTCCCGAGCTGCATTTGGAAGTAGCTATGAAGAGGGAAGGAAAATATTTCAACTACTAAGAGAGGAAGCGAAAGTTTATACGGTGGCTGTGCGAAGTGTTTACATTCCAGGATGGAg GTTTCTACCAACCAAGCAGAACAAGAAGACGAAGGAAATTCACAACGAAATTAAAGGCTTACTTAAGggcattataaataaaagagaagaggCTATGAAGGCAGGGGAAGCCACTAAAGATGACTTACTAGGTATACTTATGGAGTCCAACTTCAGGGAAATTCAGGAACATGGGAACAACAAAAATGCTGGAATGAGTATTGAAGATGTAATTGGAGAGTGTAAGTTGTTTTACTTTGCTGGACAAGAGACCACTTCGGTGTTGCTTGTTTGGACAATGGTTTTACTAAGCCAAAATCAGGATTGGCAAGCTCGTGCAAGAGAAGAGGTCTTGCAAGTCTTTGGAAGCAACATCCCAACCTATGAAGAGCTAAGTCACCTAAAAGTT GTGACCATGATTTTACTTGAAGTTCTTCGATTATACCCATCAGTCGTTGCGCTTCCTCGAACCACTCACAAGAAAACACAGCTTGGAAAATTATCATTACCAGCTGGAGTGGAAGTCTCCTTGCCCATACTGCTCGTTCATCATGACAAAGAGTTGTGGGGTGAGGATGCAAATGAGTTCAAGCCAGAGAGGTTTTCAGAGGGAGTTTCAAAGGCAACAAAGAACCAATTTACATACTTCCCTTTCGGAGGGGGTCCAAGGATTTGCATTGGACAAAACTTTGCTATGATGGAAGCTAAATTGGCCTTGTCATTGATTTTACAACACTTTACCTTCGAGCTTTCTCCACAATATTCTCATGCTCCATCCGTAACTATAACCCTTCAACCCCAATATGGTGCTCATCTTATTTTACATAAACGTTGA
- the LOC18778529 gene encoding cytochrome P450 CYP72A219 — MEVSVVASVALRVFWVSIVITWAWRVLNWVWLRPKKLERCLRQQGLAGNSYRLLVGDTKESSMMVKEAKSKPMNLSHDITPRVLPFLHQSVTTYGKNFFIWIGPTPRVNISNPADVKDVFTNYEDFQKPVINPLVKFLATGLPNYEGEKWAKHRKIINPAFHLEKLKRMLPAFHQSCSEMIEKWERLVSKEGSCELDVWPYLESLAADVISRASFGSSYQEGRKIFQLLKEQAKLTIRALQSFYIPGWRFLPTRSNKRMKAIDKEIKGSLRDIISTREEAIRMGEAAKDDLLGILMESNLKEIRENGNTKNVGMSIEDVIEECKLFYFAGQETTSVLLLWTLVLLSQNQNWQARARDEVLQVFGSNKPDFDGLSHLKVVTMILLEVLRLYPSVVALPRTTHKKTQLGKLSLPAGVEVSLPILLLHHDKELWGEDAIEFNPERFSEGVSKASKNQFAYFPFGGGPRICIGQNFAMLEAKLAFSLLLQRFTFELSPSYAHAPSLIISLQPQYGAHIILHKR; from the exons atggAAGTATCAGTTGTGGCCAGTGTTGCACTACGTGTTTTTTGGGTGAGCATAGTAATTACATGGGCATGGAGGGTGCTGAATTGGGTGTGGCTGAGGCCGAAGAAGCTAGAAAGATGTCTAAGGCAGCAAGGTTTGGCGGGCAACTCGTACAGGCTTTTGGTAGGAGACACGAAGGAAAGCTCCATGATGGTGAAAGAAGCGAAATCTAAACCGATGAACCTCTCCCATGATATAACGCCACGCGTCCTTCCTTTTCTTCATCAGTCTGTGACCACTTATG gtaagaatttttttatttggattgGGCCCACACCAAGAGTGAACATCAGTAATCCAGCGGATGTGAAAGATGTATTTACAAACTACGAAGATTTTCAGAAGCCAGTAATAAATCCACTTGTCAAGTTCCTGGCAACAGGTCTGCCAAACTATGAGGGCGAGAAATGGGCAAAACACCGTAAAATCATCAACCCGGCATTCCATTTAGAGAAGCTAAAG CGTATGTTACCGGCATTTCACCAAAGTTGTAGTGAGATGATTGAAAAATGGGAGAGGTTGGTGTCTAAGGAGGGTTCATGCGAGTTAGATGTTTGGCCTTACCTCGAAAGTTTGGCAGCTGATGTGATTTCTCGAGCATCATTTGGGAGTAGCTATcaagaaggaaggaaaataTTTCAACTCTTGAAAGAGCAAGCAAAACTTACAATAAGAGCTTTACAAAGTTTTTACATTCCAGGATGGAG GTTTCTACCAACTAGGAGTAACAAGAGGATGAAGGCGATTGACAAGGAAATAAAAGGTTCACTGAGGGATATTATTAGTACAAGAGAAGAGGCAATTAGGATGGGTGAAGCTGCAAAAGATGACTTATTGGGTATACTAATGGAGTCTAACTTGAAGGAAATTCGAGAAAATGGGAACACCAAGAACGTTGGGATGAGCATTGAGGATGTGATTGAAGAGTGCAAGCTGTTTTACTTTGCGGGGCAAGAGACCACTTCAGTGTTGCTTCTTTGGACACTAGTTTTACTCAGTCAAAATCAGAATTGGCAAGCTCGTGCAAGAGATGAGGTTTTGCAAGTGTTTGGAAGCAATAAACCAGACTTCGATGGGCTAAGTCACCTCAAAGTT GTAACCATGATTTTACTTGAAGTTCTTCGATTATACCCGTCAGTTGTTGCGCTTCCTCGAACCACtcacaaaaaaacacagcTTGGAAAATTATCACTGCCTGCTGGAGTGGAAGTCTCCTTGCCCATACTGCTTCTTCACCATGACAAAGAATTGTGGGGTGAGGATGCAATTGAGTTCAACCCAGAGAGGTTTTCGGAAGGAGTTTCAAAGGCATCAAAGAACCAATTTGCATACTTCCCTTTTGGAGGGGGTCCAAGGATCTGCATTGGACAAAACTTTGCTATGTTGGAAGCTAAATTAGCCTTTTCATTGCTTTTACAACGCTTTACCTTCGAGCTCTCTCCATCATATGCTCATGCCCCATCCTTAATTATAAGCCTTCAACCTCAATATGGTGctcatattattttacataaacGTTGA
- the LOC18779188 gene encoding cytochrome P450 CYP72A219, whose product MNGLGTRSSSSFTHLTHFLAPFQTILLSLSLSLSLSLSLSHTHTHTHTHTQMEVSVAAGVVLRVVWVSVIITWAWRVLNWVWLRPKKLERCLRQQGLAGNSYRLLIGDTKESSMMLKEAKSKPMDLFHDLAPRVLPFVHQSMNTYGKNSFIWIGPTPRVNISNPEDMKDIFAKYEDFQKPVKNPLVKLLATGLANYEGEKWAKHRKIINPAFHSEKLKRMLPAFHQSCSELIEEWESLASKEGSCELDVWPYLQNLTADVISRTAFGSSYEEGRKIFQLLKDQAQLTIKAIQSVYIPGWRFLPTRMNKRMKEIDKEIKGSLMGIINKREEAIRVREATRDDLLGILMDSNLKEIRENGNTKNVGMSIEDVIEECKLFYFAGQETTSVLLVWTLVLLSQNQDWQARARDEVLQVFGSNKPDFDGLSHLKVVTMILLEVLRLYPAVVVLSRAIHKNTQLGKLSLPAGVEVSLNTLLVHHDKELWGEDANEFKPERFSSGVSKATKNKFAYFPFGGGPRICIGQNFAMVEAKLALALILQHFAFELSPSYAHAPSADITLQPQFGAHIILHKR is encoded by the exons ATGAATGGACTTGGGACAAGGAGTTCCTCCAGTTTCACACATTTAACCCATTTTCTAGCTCCTTTCCAAacaattcttctctctctctctctctctctctctctctctctctcactctcacacacacacacacacacacacacacacacacaaatggAAGTCTCAGTTGCGGCCGGTGTTGTACTACGTGTTGTTTGGGTGAGCGTAATAATTACATGGGCATGGAGGGTGCTGAACTGGGTGTGGCTGAGGCCAAAGAAGCTAGAAAGATGTCTAAGGCAGCAAGGTTTGGCGGGCAACTCGTACAGGCTTTTGATAGGAGACACGAAGGAAAGCTCCATGATGCTGAAAGAAGCAAAATCTAAACCCATGGACCTCTTCCATGATTTAGCGCCACGTGTCCTCCCCTTTGTTCATCAATCCATGAACACTTATG GTAAGAATTCTTTTATTTGGATTGGCCCCACACCAAGAGTGAACATCAGTAATCCAGAGGATATGAAAGATATATTTGCAAAATATGAAGATTTTCAGAAGCCAGTAAAAAATCCACTGGTGAAGTTGCTAGCAACAGGTCTTGCAAACTATGAGGGCGAGAAATGGGCAAAACACCGTAAAATCATCAACCCGGCATTCCATTCAGAGAAGCTAAAG CGTATGTTACCAGCATTTCACCAAAGTTGTAGTGAGTTGATTGAAGAATGGGAGAGCTTGGCGTCTAAGGAGGGTTCATGCGAGTTAGATGTTTGGccttatcttcaaaatttgacaGCTGATGTGATTTCTCGAACAGCATTTGGGAGTAGCTAtgaagaaggaaggaaaataTTTCAACTCTTGAAAGACCAAGCACAACTTACAATAAAAGCTATACAAAGTGTTTACATTCCAGGATGGag GTTTCTACCTACTAGGATGAACAAGAGGATGAAAGAGATTGACAAGGAAATAAAAGGTTCACTAATGggcattataaataaaagagaagaggCAATTAGGGTGCGTGAAGCGACTAGAGATGACCTACTGGGGATACTTATGGATTCCAACTTGAAGGAAATTCGAGAAAATGGGAACACCAAGAACGTTGGGATGAGCATTGAGGATGTGATTGAAGAGTGCAAGCTGTTTTACTTTGCGGGTCAAGAGACCACTTCAGTGTTGCTTGTTTGGACACTGGTTTTGCTCAGTCAAAATCAGGATTGGCAAGCTCGTGCAAGAGATGAGGTTTTGCAAGTGTTTGGAAGCAATAAACCAGACTTTGATGGGCTAAGTCACCTCAAAGTT GTAACCATGATTTTACTTGAAGTTCTTCGATTATACCCAGCAGTTGTTGTGCTTTCTCGAGCCATTCACAAGAACACACAGCTTGGAAAATTGTCATTACCAGCTGGAGTGGAAGTCTCCTTAAACACGCTACTTGTTCACCATGACAAAGAATTGTGGGGTGAGGATGCAAACGAGTTCAAGCCAGAGAGGTTTTCATCAGGAGTTTCAAAGGCAACAAAGAACAAATTTGCCTACTTCCCTTTCGGAGGGGGTCCAAGGATTTGCATTGGACAAAACTTTGCTATGGTGGAAGCTAAATTGGCCTTGGCCTTGATTTTACAACACTTTGCCTTTGAGCTTTCTCCATCCTACGCTCATGCTCCTTCTGCAGATATAACCCTTCAACCTCAATTTGGTGCTCATATCATTTTACATAAACGTTGA